A stretch of Nitrospira defluvii DNA encodes these proteins:
- a CDS encoding DUF192 domain-containing protein produces the protein MGRQATISREHTWSGNWLRCAGWCAWTFVVAVASAGWATEPPTETLITVKTPTGTLIQAELADTALKRAQGLMFREHIADDRGMLFIFGDAQPWTFWMKNTKIPLDIIWMDATKTIIHIERNVPICTRQDDGCPQYHSDEGALYVLELGAGRAAALQLQRGMKLSFKQP, from the coding sequence ATGGGACGGCAAGCAACGATCTCTCGTGAGCACACGTGGTCAGGAAACTGGTTGAGGTGTGCAGGATGGTGCGCCTGGACCTTCGTCGTTGCTGTGGCGAGTGCAGGCTGGGCGACCGAGCCACCGACCGAAACGCTTATTACGGTCAAAACCCCGACGGGCACGCTAATCCAGGCTGAATTGGCTGATACGGCGCTCAAACGCGCGCAAGGGTTAATGTTTCGCGAACACATCGCCGATGACCGCGGGATGCTGTTCATCTTTGGCGATGCTCAGCCTTGGACGTTCTGGATGAAGAACACCAAGATCCCGCTAGATATCATCTGGATGGATGCAACAAAAACCATAATCCATATTGAGCGGAATGTTCCCATCTGCACGAGACAGGACGATGGCTGCCCTCAATACCACTCGGATGAAGGGGCACTGTATGTCCTCGAACTTGGAGCAGGACGGGCAGCGGCATTGCAATTACAGCGAGGCATGAAACTGAGCTTCAAGCAGCCTTGA
- a CDS encoding cyclic nucleotide-binding domain-containing protein, with amino-acid sequence MTFGVLVGSILATMLVVAAVLMGFAYLFAKRGKSVPPLPCYGGGVAVLFVVAALVAHSDLVSAVPHLVLAALDVAAWLAASFFLFTILDVLIIGEWLIERGQRYIPDIVRQLLIGAEVVAAGVLILWLVMGINLVALVALPTVAAAMVGVALKDTLTRFFSGIELGKIVKVGDWIAVLDREGMVTHIGMEHVTLFTRAHDAVSLPNDLVIQSGVTNYSRPTTTHFCNVYVDAAYRTPPEEVCATLLETAAAVSGVLPDPKATALVAAFNESSIQYRVKFPIGDFAQRDMIESTMRTYIWHAFSRQGIEIPFPQRVVHRIAEAERDSQSATIERITSYLPTVDFLATLDKKQIEVLAGGSRWERYLPGERVVRQGDPGEVLYIIVAGKADVRLEQGGLVSTVTTLEPGKFFGEMSLLTGEPRSATVLAATDLSVIAVGKQALLQVVQEDRRLIAQIGEVVARRQSATAAAKAQLSRDAAALSVVTHTRSLVERIQSFFWGGRKTEG; translated from the coding sequence ATGACTTTCGGAGTCTTGGTCGGCTCCATCCTGGCCACGATGTTGGTCGTGGCTGCGGTGTTGATGGGGTTCGCCTACCTGTTCGCCAAACGAGGAAAGTCTGTGCCGCCCTTGCCCTGTTATGGCGGGGGTGTGGCCGTGCTGTTCGTCGTTGCGGCCTTGGTCGCCCACAGCGACCTGGTGAGTGCTGTCCCGCATCTCGTTCTGGCGGCTCTTGATGTGGCAGCCTGGCTTGCCGCCTCATTTTTTCTCTTCACGATTCTGGATGTCCTCATCATCGGCGAGTGGCTGATTGAACGAGGGCAGCGGTACATCCCTGATATCGTTCGCCAGCTACTGATTGGTGCGGAAGTCGTGGCCGCTGGGGTATTGATTCTCTGGCTGGTCATGGGGATCAATCTCGTGGCTTTGGTGGCGCTGCCGACGGTAGCGGCGGCCATGGTCGGCGTGGCGTTGAAGGATACGCTGACACGATTTTTCTCGGGGATCGAACTGGGAAAAATCGTCAAAGTGGGAGACTGGATTGCCGTACTCGATCGGGAGGGCATGGTCACACATATCGGGATGGAACACGTCACGCTGTTCACGCGCGCGCACGATGCGGTCTCACTGCCGAACGATTTAGTGATTCAAAGCGGCGTGACCAACTACAGCAGGCCGACCACGACGCATTTCTGCAATGTCTACGTCGATGCCGCCTACCGAACGCCGCCCGAAGAGGTTTGTGCGACGTTGCTTGAGACGGCCGCCGCGGTGTCGGGAGTGTTGCCGGATCCCAAGGCCACGGCGCTGGTCGCGGCGTTTAATGAGTCATCCATTCAATACCGAGTCAAATTTCCCATCGGAGATTTTGCCCAGCGGGACATGATCGAAAGTACGATGCGGACCTACATCTGGCATGCCTTTTCTCGACAGGGAATTGAGATCCCCTTCCCTCAACGGGTCGTGCATCGAATCGCTGAGGCAGAGCGTGATTCTCAGTCCGCGACGATCGAGCGGATCACGTCGTACCTACCGACGGTGGATTTCCTGGCGACGCTCGACAAGAAACAAATCGAAGTCCTGGCCGGTGGATCACGGTGGGAGCGATACCTGCCGGGGGAGCGGGTGGTTCGGCAGGGAGACCCCGGAGAAGTCTTGTACATCATCGTCGCCGGTAAGGCCGATGTTCGTTTGGAGCAGGGGGGATTGGTCTCCACGGTGACGACGCTTGAGCCGGGAAAATTCTTCGGCGAGATGTCCTTACTGACAGGCGAGCCGCGTTCTGCCACGGTCTTGGCTGCGACAGACCTGTCGGTCATTGCCGTCGGCAAGCAGGCCTTGTTGCAAGTGGTTCAGGAGGACAGGCGGCTGATTGCGCAGATCGGCGAAGTGGTGGCTCGTCGGCAATCCGCGACGGCAGCGGCAAAGGCGCAACTATCTCGGGATGCGGCGGCCCTCTCCGTGGTCACACACACTCGCTCGCTCGTCGAACGAATTCAAAGTTTTTTCTGGGGTGGGCGTAAAACCGAGGGATAG
- a CDS encoding RelA/SpoT family protein, whose amino-acid sequence MPHETVTELGQLIERVKSYNVEADLDLVRRAYDFSAKAHEGQTRRSGEPYFRHPLAVAGLLTHLKTDVTAIVAGLLHDTLEDTLATPHELEQRFGKDVVHLVDGVTKIGKITFRNYEEKQAENFRKMVLSMADDIRVVLIKLADRLHNMRTLEYLSEGKRQQIAQETLEIYAPLANRLGIGWIKNELEDLCLKHLKPDVYEMLRVRVAKRDEDRQQYILEVIEMVKRAMVETGLQGEVSGRPKHLYGIYQKMEKQSISFEEVYDLAALRIITDTKMNCYALLGVIHSLWRPLPGRFKDYIAIPKSNMYQSLHTTVVGPKGEHVEFQIRTEEMHRVSEQGIAAHWKYKEHGRIDEKDGKVFSWLRQFVEWNQDLPDNRQFMDSVKLDLFHDVVYVFTPQGMVKELPKGSTPVDFAYSVHTEIGDHCVGAKVNGKIVPLKHMMESGDMVEILTAANQTPHRDWLKFVRTSRAKTKIKHWIKAEEQSRSIEIGKRLLEAEFRRHGLAPAQMMRSEQLLAVAKQVGYETPEELAAAVGFGHVPTSQVMSKIAPPAQSDHQLVAPEPPTPQRPTSGRTGEKGVQVKGARDLLMQLSRCCNPVPGDRILGYITRGRGLTIHTIDCPNLEALDYDKNRLVEVEWDRSTPSTHSVKVSVIAVDKTGVLAHVSTAISECQANISRAEITTREDRKAMLDFIVEVLDTAHLARVLKAIEKVDGVITVRRMRSWQERASS is encoded by the coding sequence ATGCCGCATGAGACGGTCACAGAGCTTGGTCAGTTGATCGAGCGGGTGAAGAGCTACAACGTCGAGGCGGATTTGGACCTCGTGCGCCGGGCCTATGATTTTTCAGCTAAAGCGCATGAGGGACAGACGCGCCGATCCGGCGAACCGTATTTCCGGCATCCCCTGGCCGTGGCCGGCCTGTTGACCCACCTGAAGACGGATGTCACGGCCATCGTGGCCGGTCTTCTGCATGACACGCTGGAGGACACGCTTGCCACGCCGCACGAGTTGGAGCAGCGGTTCGGAAAAGACGTCGTGCATCTGGTAGACGGTGTGACCAAGATCGGCAAGATCACCTTCAGGAACTACGAAGAAAAGCAGGCCGAGAATTTCCGCAAGATGGTGTTGTCGATGGCGGACGATATCCGCGTCGTGCTCATCAAGCTGGCGGACCGACTGCATAATATGCGGACGCTGGAGTATCTCAGCGAAGGCAAGCGGCAGCAGATCGCGCAGGAGACCTTGGAGATTTACGCTCCCCTGGCCAATCGCTTGGGAATCGGATGGATCAAGAATGAACTGGAAGATCTGTGTCTGAAGCATCTCAAGCCGGATGTGTACGAGATGTTGCGCGTCCGCGTCGCAAAGCGGGACGAAGATCGCCAGCAGTACATTCTGGAAGTCATCGAGATGGTCAAGCGGGCCATGGTCGAAACCGGGCTGCAGGGAGAAGTCTCAGGTCGACCGAAGCATCTCTACGGGATCTATCAGAAGATGGAGAAGCAGTCGATCTCGTTCGAGGAGGTGTACGATCTCGCAGCGTTGCGCATCATTACCGATACGAAGATGAACTGCTATGCGCTGCTGGGGGTCATCCATTCCCTTTGGCGGCCACTGCCGGGACGGTTTAAAGACTACATCGCGATTCCGAAATCCAACATGTATCAGTCGTTACATACCACGGTGGTTGGTCCGAAAGGCGAGCACGTGGAGTTTCAGATCCGTACGGAGGAGATGCATCGTGTCTCGGAGCAGGGGATCGCCGCGCACTGGAAATACAAAGAGCATGGGCGCATCGATGAAAAAGACGGCAAGGTGTTCAGCTGGTTACGGCAATTTGTGGAGTGGAACCAAGATCTGCCGGACAATCGCCAGTTCATGGATTCGGTCAAGCTCGATCTCTTCCACGATGTCGTTTATGTGTTTACTCCCCAGGGCATGGTCAAGGAATTGCCCAAGGGGTCCACGCCCGTCGACTTTGCCTATTCGGTCCATACGGAAATCGGGGATCACTGCGTCGGCGCGAAGGTCAACGGCAAGATCGTGCCGCTGAAACATATGATGGAAAGCGGCGACATGGTCGAGATTTTGACGGCTGCCAATCAAACACCGCACCGTGACTGGTTGAAGTTCGTCCGCACGTCTCGTGCGAAGACGAAGATCAAGCACTGGATCAAAGCGGAAGAGCAATCTCGCAGCATCGAGATTGGAAAACGGCTGCTGGAGGCGGAGTTCCGTCGGCACGGGCTGGCGCCCGCGCAGATGATGCGCTCCGAGCAACTCCTGGCCGTCGCGAAGCAGGTCGGGTATGAGACGCCTGAAGAGCTGGCAGCCGCCGTCGGGTTCGGGCATGTGCCGACATCCCAAGTGATGAGCAAAATCGCACCTCCGGCCCAGTCGGATCATCAGCTGGTTGCGCCGGAGCCGCCGACGCCACAGCGGCCGACATCCGGTCGGACCGGCGAGAAGGGCGTGCAGGTGAAGGGGGCGCGTGACTTGCTCATGCAGCTCTCTCGCTGCTGCAATCCCGTGCCAGGGGATCGCATTCTGGGGTACATCACCAGGGGGCGCGGACTGACGATCCACACCATTGACTGCCCTAATCTGGAGGCACTGGATTACGATAAGAACCGATTGGTCGAGGTGGAATGGGACCGATCGACGCCCAGCACCCATTCCGTCAAGGTGTCGGTGATTGCCGTGGATAAGACCGGGGTGTTGGCTCATGTCTCGACGGCGATTTCCGAGTGTCAGGCGAATATCAGTCGTGCGGAAATCACGACCCGTGAGGATCGGAAGGCCATGTTGGATTTTATCGTCGAAGTCCTGGATACCGCACATCTGGCACGGGTGCTGAAGGCAATTGAGAAAGTCGACGGCGTGATCACGGTTCGCCGCATGCGTTCCTGGCAAGAGCGCGCCTCGTCGTAG
- a CDS encoding (2Fe-2S)-binding protein, whose protein sequence is MYICLCKGLTESDVREAGRQGYLTTRQIIAEFGLRDTGCCGRCAKNISELVTLAKSQLESACRKIVSS, encoded by the coding sequence ATGTATATCTGCCTATGTAAGGGCTTGACGGAATCAGACGTGCGGGAAGCGGGTCGTCAGGGATACTTGACGACCCGTCAAATCATTGCGGAATTCGGGTTACGGGATACTGGCTGCTGTGGTCGATGCGCGAAGAATATCTCTGAGCTGGTCACGCTGGCAAAGAGTCAACTGGAGAGTGCTTGCCGAAAAATTGTGTCATCGTAA
- a CDS encoding NAD(P)H-dependent oxidoreductase, producing the protein MLLLCAASLVTVPAICQSADTQEMVRVLVAYHSLSGHTEKMADAVAQGARAVPGTQVILKRVGAVTSDELFSVDAIVLGSPVYWSNMAGEVKQFIDDWQFKFGVFPEFKLKNKVGAAFVTGGQISSGKELTMLSILAAMLGNYMVAVSGGGAFGASATTEGNSPGIDEQELAGARELGGRVAEVSAALKRGIARHESRTGVSGP; encoded by the coding sequence ATGCTGCTTCTGTGTGCGGCGAGTCTTGTGACAGTTCCCGCAATCTGCCAGTCGGCCGATACCCAGGAAATGGTCCGTGTTCTGGTCGCCTACCACTCACTGTCCGGACATACGGAGAAAATGGCTGACGCGGTTGCCCAGGGTGCTCGTGCGGTTCCTGGTACGCAAGTGATCCTCAAGCGGGTGGGTGCGGTGACGTCCGATGAGTTGTTCTCGGTGGATGCGATAGTCCTCGGTTCCCCGGTCTATTGGTCGAACATGGCCGGTGAGGTCAAACAGTTCATCGATGATTGGCAATTCAAGTTTGGGGTTTTCCCAGAGTTCAAGCTCAAGAATAAAGTTGGAGCTGCATTCGTTACAGGTGGCCAGATTTCGAGTGGGAAAGAGTTGACGATGCTGTCCATCCTCGCGGCCATGCTCGGGAATTACATGGTAGCGGTCAGTGGGGGAGGGGCGTTCGGAGCCTCTGCGACGACCGAAGGCAATAGCCCTGGAATTGACGAGCAGGAGTTGGCGGGAGCCAGGGAGCTGGGAGGAAGAGTTGCCGAAGTTTCGGCGGCACTCAAGCGGGGAATCGCACGACACGAATCTCGAACTGGCGTGAGCGGGCCGTGA